The following coding sequences lie in one Myxococcus xanthus genomic window:
- a CDS encoding DNA internalization-related competence protein ComEC/Rec2: MERHAWRDLGARPLFFPALSLSLGALCAPVTSAYAEPFLVCGLLLGALGLALARLPGAHLAVLASLWAAGAGLARWESQVDVPAELTQGNAIVIEGETERVDRFDGTTRVRLAVARAGVPPGPLAPVRFRMNLSLRGEPPPLLPGQRIRAETKLQPDAPPSNPGEKDFGAARRRQGVAFTGGMDARRLVVLSPAPAWRVSLEDTRTRLAAAVHAVSPSTDAAALFLTLAAGQRAALDDSWEEAFSRAGLAHVLSVSGLHVAALALMTLAVLRRLVVRTGERWRMLDARQVAAPAAVPFVWAYVVFTDNQPPAVRSAVMATVVLLGLALWRRADGLNGLAAAAVVLVAWAPSSVADLSLRLSFLAVLGLVLLSPPLRQALPLAEPDPSEPHRVRRWWGQAQETVAQTLCASAAATLSGLPIVAATFGRVSIAGLISNVVALPLCGLLTGLAAGGAALFVVAPVLATPVLWAGAWASELLLVITRLFAAAPLASVEVPSLGFLSALYAAGLLTWALGTGRWRLGGLLAPAAVIAAILAPVLTPQPGLRVTFLYVGQGDGVVVSSGGEHMLVDGGGVPGGMDTAERFILPYLKHAGISRLDLAVLSHPHPDHALGLASALKQIPTQRLWMPAGDGDGPLSRQVVAAAGTALVEEVEVGHPPLRLGEATIEVLGPPALEARDLLEGANDRSVVLLVRHGDVTVLLTGDVEADGEEALAEQLGPVTVMKAPHHGSRTSSTEALLARTRPRHVVFCVGRRNRYGFPHDDVEARYRALGSECWRTDQHGAITVESDGQDVRLLTFLPHEPSPWVMPVARAGGPSPD; encoded by the coding sequence GTGGAACGTCATGCTTGGCGCGACCTGGGCGCGCGTCCTCTCTTCTTTCCCGCCCTGAGCCTGTCACTCGGAGCCCTCTGCGCCCCGGTAACAAGCGCGTACGCAGAACCATTTCTCGTTTGTGGGCTTTTACTGGGAGCGCTCGGACTGGCGCTCGCCCGGCTGCCTGGTGCGCATCTCGCCGTGCTGGCGTCACTCTGGGCGGCGGGCGCGGGGCTGGCGCGCTGGGAATCCCAGGTGGATGTGCCGGCGGAGCTGACCCAAGGCAACGCCATCGTCATCGAGGGAGAAACGGAGCGGGTGGACCGCTTTGACGGGACGACGCGTGTCCGGTTGGCCGTCGCACGGGCTGGCGTCCCTCCTGGACCGTTGGCCCCCGTACGGTTTCGGATGAACCTGTCGCTGCGCGGCGAGCCACCGCCGCTCCTCCCCGGCCAACGTATCCGGGCAGAGACGAAGCTGCAGCCAGACGCGCCCCCGTCGAACCCCGGTGAGAAGGATTTCGGGGCGGCGCGACGGCGACAGGGCGTGGCCTTCACCGGTGGCATGGACGCGCGGCGCCTGGTGGTGCTCTCCCCTGCCCCGGCGTGGCGGGTGTCATTGGAGGACACGCGCACGCGGCTGGCGGCGGCGGTCCATGCCGTGTCGCCATCGACGGATGCAGCGGCGCTCTTCCTCACCCTGGCGGCGGGGCAACGCGCGGCGCTGGATGATTCGTGGGAAGAGGCCTTCTCTCGCGCAGGACTGGCCCACGTGTTGAGTGTCAGCGGGCTGCACGTGGCGGCGTTGGCGCTGATGACCCTCGCGGTGCTGCGGCGGCTGGTGGTGCGCACCGGTGAGCGGTGGCGGATGCTGGATGCTCGGCAGGTGGCGGCCCCCGCGGCGGTGCCCTTCGTCTGGGCCTACGTCGTGTTCACCGACAATCAGCCGCCCGCGGTGCGCTCCGCGGTGATGGCCACGGTGGTGCTGCTGGGGCTGGCGCTCTGGCGGCGCGCGGACGGGCTCAACGGACTGGCCGCTGCGGCCGTGGTGCTGGTGGCCTGGGCGCCCTCCAGCGTGGCCGACCTGTCGCTGCGGCTGTCGTTCCTCGCCGTGCTGGGACTGGTGCTGCTGTCACCGCCGCTGCGGCAGGCGCTGCCCCTGGCCGAGCCTGACCCGTCCGAGCCCCACCGCGTCCGGCGCTGGTGGGGACAGGCCCAGGAGACGGTGGCGCAGACACTGTGCGCGAGCGCGGCCGCGACGCTGTCGGGACTCCCCATCGTCGCGGCGACCTTCGGACGGGTGAGTATCGCGGGGCTCATCTCGAACGTGGTCGCCCTGCCCTTATGCGGGCTGCTCACGGGCCTGGCCGCGGGTGGCGCCGCGCTCTTCGTCGTTGCCCCCGTGCTGGCGACGCCGGTGCTGTGGGCCGGCGCCTGGGCGTCCGAGCTGCTGCTGGTCATCACCCGGCTCTTCGCGGCGGCGCCGCTGGCCTCGGTCGAGGTGCCGTCACTGGGCTTCCTGTCGGCGCTCTACGCGGCGGGGCTGCTGACGTGGGCGCTCGGCACGGGACGCTGGCGGCTGGGCGGCTTGTTGGCTCCCGCGGCCGTCATCGCCGCCATCCTGGCACCGGTGCTCACGCCGCAGCCCGGGCTGCGCGTCACCTTTCTCTACGTGGGTCAGGGAGACGGCGTGGTCGTCAGCTCCGGTGGTGAGCACATGCTCGTGGATGGCGGCGGCGTTCCAGGCGGCATGGACACCGCGGAGCGCTTCATCCTCCCGTACCTGAAGCACGCCGGCATCTCCCGGCTGGACCTCGCCGTGCTGTCACATCCGCATCCGGACCATGCGCTCGGGCTGGCATCCGCGCTGAAGCAGATTCCCACCCAGCGACTGTGGATGCCCGCGGGCGACGGAGACGGTCCGCTCTCGCGGCAGGTGGTGGCCGCGGCGGGGACGGCGCTCGTGGAGGAAGTCGAGGTGGGCCATCCCCCCCTGCGCCTGGGCGAGGCGACCATCGAAGTGCTCGGGCCACCAGCGTTGGAGGCACGCGACCTGCTGGAAGGCGCGAACGACCGAAGCGTGGTGCTCCTGGTGCGCCACGGCGACGTCACCGTGCTGCTCACGGGCGACGTGGAGGCGGATGGCGAGGAGGCCCTGGCGGAACAACTGGGTCCGGTGACGGTGATGAAGGCCCCTCACCACGGCTCACGGACGTCCTCCACGGAAGCCCTGCTGGCACGCACACGCCCACGGCACGTCGTCTTCTGCGTGGGCCGGCGCAACCGCTACGGCTTCCCCCACGACGACGTGGAGGCGCGATACCGGGCGCTGGGAAGCGAGTGCTGGCGAACAGACCAGCATGGCGCCATCACCGTGGAAAGCGACGGCCAGGACGTCCGCCTGCTCACCTTCCTGCCCCACGAGCCCTCTCCCTGGGTCATGCCGGTTGCACGGGCTGGGGGCCCATCACCAGATTGA
- a CDS encoding CarD family transcriptional regulator — translation MQTSFKTGDKAVYPGQGVGEVMGIEHTEVAGQRQSFYVLRILENGMRIMIPINKVGSVGLREIISEEDVKQVYSILKEKDISVDSTTWNRRYREYMEKIKTGSVFEIAEVLRDLYLLKGDKDLSFGERKMLDTARSLLIKELSLAKDCSEEEIESDLKKIFNLA, via the coding sequence GTGCAGACCAGCTTCAAGACTGGTGACAAGGCGGTCTACCCGGGCCAGGGCGTCGGTGAAGTGATGGGTATCGAACACACCGAGGTGGCCGGGCAGCGCCAGTCCTTCTACGTGCTGCGCATCCTGGAGAACGGAATGCGGATCATGATCCCGATCAACAAGGTCGGGTCGGTCGGTCTCCGGGAGATCATCAGCGAGGAGGACGTCAAGCAGGTCTACTCCATCCTCAAGGAGAAGGACATCTCCGTTGACTCCACGACGTGGAACCGTCGTTACCGGGAGTACATGGAGAAGATCAAGACGGGCTCGGTGTTCGAAATCGCCGAAGTGCTCCGCGACCTCTACCTCCTGAAGGGCGATAAGGACCTCTCCTTCGGCGAGCGGAAGATGCTGGATACCGCGCGCTCGCTGCTCATCAAGGAGCTGTCGCTGGCCAAGGACTGCTCCGAGGAAGAAATCGAGTCGGACCTGAAGAAGATCTTCAACCTGGCCTGA
- a CDS encoding FHA domain-containing protein, whose protein sequence is MAPPNPKRPPRPPRPPGTQAPQDSDVELPFDDDEVDPLQADDPRPQRVPQFPAGSRRSRRQGPEGRANSDRELASRFDTSNEYSDPGYAAAFLYVERGPGAGQLVPVKQGALVIGRSSSSDLRLQHPSISRRHAHLTRRGERFFLKDLSSQNGTFLNRHRITSEVELMPGDEVSLGNALLRLRGPGGTPALGVPAVSHDDKPPSRRALSTVGVALGAAALGSGVAALIALLSMRMAGGTEHISPAPPPAAPRNAAAASPTVVVSGAPTRVDMEVPAASSAEKTGDTVVGAATGTPENPPPEEEDAPLTPKATGISALNVARGTTKQVRPMAVAPSNERTAGSTDSAATAQRQTQGADAASSSALAMRGADSAANAQRRVRSADSASSNKRTAGALDSAAAPSDATSTKEAEVLRRYEAGDVAAARDLAQAEKLTALHGQLMRFETAEAQAKKALAKRDFPEAIAQLTLAISVDDALAHGWSKHGPPLRKQLSRLHVQVGTEHAAAGRVDEARAAFEQALKHDTGNREAREQLGRLTRASAP, encoded by the coding sequence ATGGCTCCACCGAACCCAAAGCGGCCCCCTCGGCCGCCCCGCCCGCCCGGTACGCAGGCGCCCCAGGATTCAGACGTGGAGCTGCCCTTCGACGACGACGAGGTGGATCCGCTCCAGGCTGACGACCCGCGTCCCCAGCGGGTTCCCCAGTTTCCCGCGGGCTCCCGCCGCAGCCGGCGCCAGGGCCCGGAAGGGCGCGCCAACAGCGACCGCGAGCTCGCCTCCCGCTTCGACACCTCGAATGAGTACTCGGACCCCGGGTACGCGGCTGCCTTCCTGTACGTCGAGCGAGGCCCCGGCGCCGGACAGCTGGTGCCCGTCAAACAGGGGGCGCTGGTCATCGGGCGGTCCTCCTCGTCCGACCTCCGCCTGCAGCACCCGTCCATCAGCCGCCGGCATGCGCACCTGACCCGCCGCGGCGAGCGCTTCTTCCTGAAGGACCTCAGCAGCCAGAACGGCACCTTCCTCAACCGCCATCGCATCACCTCGGAGGTCGAGCTGATGCCGGGGGACGAGGTGTCCCTCGGCAATGCCCTGTTGCGCCTGCGCGGCCCCGGTGGAACCCCCGCCCTGGGTGTGCCCGCCGTCTCCCACGACGACAAGCCGCCTTCGCGCAGGGCCTTGAGCACGGTGGGTGTGGCCCTGGGCGCCGCGGCGCTGGGTTCGGGTGTGGCCGCGCTCATCGCGCTGCTTTCCATGCGGATGGCCGGCGGCACGGAGCACATCTCTCCCGCCCCGCCACCGGCGGCCCCCCGGAATGCGGCCGCCGCTTCGCCGACCGTGGTCGTGTCAGGTGCGCCCACGCGGGTCGATATGGAAGTGCCCGCAGCCAGCAGCGCCGAGAAAACAGGCGACACGGTGGTTGGAGCCGCGACGGGCACCCCGGAGAATCCGCCTCCCGAAGAGGAGGACGCGCCCCTGACGCCCAAGGCCACGGGCATCAGCGCCCTGAACGTGGCTCGGGGCACCACGAAGCAGGTGCGTCCCATGGCCGTTGCCCCCTCGAACGAGCGCACGGCGGGAAGCACCGATTCGGCGGCGACCGCCCAGCGGCAGACGCAAGGCGCTGACGCGGCTTCCTCCAGCGCGCTCGCGATGAGGGGCGCGGACTCCGCGGCGAACGCCCAGCGCCGGGTGCGCAGCGCGGATTCAGCGTCCTCGAACAAGCGGACGGCTGGGGCGCTCGATTCGGCGGCGGCGCCATCCGACGCCACCTCCACGAAGGAGGCCGAGGTCCTGCGCCGCTACGAAGCGGGAGATGTGGCGGCGGCCCGGGACCTGGCCCAGGCGGAGAAGCTCACCGCGCTGCACGGGCAGCTCATGAGGTTCGAGACCGCCGAGGCGCAGGCGAAGAAGGCCCTGGCGAAGCGGGACTTCCCAGAGGCCATTGCGCAGCTGACGCTCGCCATTTCGGTGGACGATGCCCTGGCGCATGGCTGGAGCAAACACGGACCGCCCCTGCGCAAGCAATTGTCGCGGCTCCATGTCCAGGTCGGCACGGAGCATGCCGCCGCGGGCCGGGTGGACGAGGCGCGCGCCGCCTTCGAGCAGGCCCTGAAGCACGACACCGGCAACCGCGAGGCCCGCGAGCAGCTCGGCCGGCTCACCCGCGCTTCAGCCCCCTGA
- the cysS gene encoding cysteine--tRNA ligase, whose amino-acid sequence MDPRGLPHVTPPAIRLFNTMTMQKELLQPAIPGEVGVYVCGPTVYSYIHIGNARTFTSFDVVVRYLRHRGLKVRYVRNYTDVDDKIIKAAAETGETPVALAARYVEIFREDTRALHLLEPDFSPRVSDHLPEIIAIIQKLVDKGHAYASQGDVYFSVSSDADYAKLSKRNLDELCVGERVQPGDQKREPLDFALWKAAKPGEPAWESPWGPGRPGWHIECSAMSAKYLGETFDIHGGALDLIFPHHENEIAQSESANGVTFARYWMHCGFLDLEGAKMSKSLGNVVRLRDALTKVDPEALRFFFLATHYRHPLSFSDKALADAETRMEYFYETLRKVDERISGKDFGKGALHGDPQRFFSEFESAMDDDFNTAGGLGALSGLFGMMNELTDKPPVKDKALVGRTLQALREDVRRVSGVLGLFEDAPDAWLLRRRERAVRERGIDVAEVERLLGERTAARAAKDFAAADRVRSELKQKGVEIMDTPAGTTWKVAPLQG is encoded by the coding sequence ATGGACCCGAGAGGATTGCCGCACGTGACCCCGCCCGCCATCCGGCTCTTCAACACGATGACCATGCAGAAGGAGCTGCTGCAGCCCGCCATTCCTGGCGAGGTGGGGGTCTACGTCTGTGGTCCTACCGTCTACAGCTACATTCATATCGGGAATGCCCGCACCTTCACCTCCTTCGACGTGGTGGTCCGCTACCTCCGTCACCGGGGCCTGAAGGTCCGGTACGTCCGCAACTACACGGACGTGGACGACAAAATCATCAAGGCGGCCGCGGAGACGGGGGAGACCCCGGTGGCGCTGGCGGCGCGCTACGTGGAGATCTTCCGCGAGGACACCCGGGCGCTCCACCTGCTGGAGCCGGACTTCTCGCCGCGGGTGAGCGACCACCTCCCCGAAATCATCGCCATCATCCAGAAGCTCGTGGACAAGGGCCACGCGTACGCCTCCCAGGGCGACGTGTACTTCTCCGTGAGCAGCGACGCGGACTACGCGAAGCTGTCCAAGCGCAACCTGGACGAGCTGTGCGTGGGCGAGCGCGTGCAGCCGGGTGATCAGAAGCGCGAGCCGCTCGACTTCGCCCTGTGGAAGGCGGCCAAGCCGGGAGAGCCCGCGTGGGAGAGCCCCTGGGGCCCCGGCCGTCCGGGCTGGCACATCGAGTGCTCCGCCATGAGCGCGAAGTACCTGGGTGAGACGTTCGACATCCACGGCGGCGCGCTGGACCTCATCTTCCCCCACCACGAGAACGAAATCGCCCAGAGCGAGTCCGCCAACGGCGTGACCTTCGCCCGGTATTGGATGCACTGCGGCTTCCTGGACCTGGAAGGCGCGAAGATGTCCAAGTCGCTGGGCAACGTGGTGCGCCTGCGCGACGCGCTGACCAAGGTGGACCCGGAGGCGCTGCGCTTCTTCTTCCTCGCCACGCACTACCGCCACCCGCTGTCGTTCTCCGACAAGGCGCTGGCGGATGCGGAGACGCGCATGGAGTACTTCTACGAGACGCTCCGCAAGGTGGACGAGCGAATCTCTGGGAAGGACTTCGGCAAGGGGGCCCTGCACGGCGACCCGCAGCGTTTCTTCAGTGAGTTCGAGTCCGCCATGGACGACGACTTCAACACCGCGGGCGGCCTGGGCGCGCTGTCGGGGCTCTTCGGGATGATGAACGAGCTGACCGACAAGCCGCCCGTGAAGGACAAGGCCCTGGTGGGCCGCACACTGCAGGCGCTGCGTGAGGACGTGCGCAGGGTGTCCGGCGTCCTGGGCCTCTTCGAGGACGCGCCCGATGCGTGGCTGCTGCGCCGCCGGGAGCGCGCCGTGCGCGAGCGCGGCATCGACGTGGCGGAGGTGGAGCGCCTGCTGGGCGAGCGCACCGCTGCCCGCGCGGCGAAGGACTTCGCCGCCGCGGACCGGGTGCGAAGCGAGCTGAAGCAGAAGGGCGTGGAAATCATGGACACGCCCGCTGGCACGACGTGGAAGGTGGCGCCGCTCCAGGGCTGA
- a CDS encoding M28 family metallopeptidase has product MMRSLPLLLALCSAPALAQRVQLTTPAERSASGVIAPEVLRAHVRFLANDLLEGRGPGTRGDALAQAYIASQFEALGLQPLGTDGSYLQPFDLVGVTSSPKGLSFQAPQGAVHLNFHHDFIAVSGVQAPESKLDASELVFVGYGIQAPEYQWDDFKGMDLRGKTLLILNSDPEDDPQLFAGKTRLWYGRWDYKYEQAAKMGAAGAIIIHTTPSAGYPWQVVQTSWTGEQFELPAAEGPRLQVKAWTTEQATRRVLQLAGKDLGALWAAAQKRDFQPVPLGMTVSSRLTNTVRRSPTANVLALLPGSDPKLSQEVVLYTAHHDHLGRKEGGKPGEDTIYNGALDNASGVSAMLNIAKAFKALPKAPRRSILFAAVAAEEQGLLGSQYLAEHPPVPHGRVAANINIDGANIHGRTRDLTVIGLGKSNLDATLVALAKTQGRVVKADQLSDRGFFYRSDQFNFAKRGIPAAYFGSGMDFIGKPEGWGKQQREVWESKHYHQPSDELRPDWDFSGAVEDVRLFFLLGAHVARQPELPRWNKGDEFEAARLQSLEALKRQDTSK; this is encoded by the coding sequence ATGATGCGCTCGCTGCCCCTGCTTCTCGCTCTCTGCTCCGCTCCGGCGCTCGCGCAGCGCGTGCAGTTGACGACGCCCGCGGAGAGGTCCGCGTCCGGTGTCATCGCTCCGGAGGTGCTGCGTGCGCACGTGCGCTTCCTCGCGAATGACCTGCTGGAGGGCCGTGGTCCTGGTACGCGGGGGGATGCGCTCGCGCAGGCGTACATCGCATCGCAGTTCGAGGCGCTCGGGTTGCAGCCGCTGGGCACGGACGGCTCGTACCTGCAGCCCTTCGACCTGGTGGGCGTCACCAGCAGCCCCAAGGGCTTGTCGTTCCAGGCGCCCCAGGGCGCGGTGCACCTGAACTTCCACCACGACTTCATCGCCGTGTCCGGCGTGCAGGCCCCCGAGTCGAAGTTGGATGCGTCCGAGCTCGTCTTCGTGGGCTACGGCATCCAGGCGCCCGAGTACCAGTGGGACGATTTCAAGGGGATGGACCTGCGCGGCAAGACGCTGCTCATCCTCAACAGCGACCCGGAGGATGACCCGCAGCTCTTCGCGGGCAAGACCCGGCTCTGGTACGGCCGCTGGGATTATAAGTACGAGCAGGCCGCGAAGATGGGCGCGGCGGGCGCCATCATCATCCACACCACGCCGAGCGCGGGCTACCCGTGGCAGGTGGTGCAGACGTCGTGGACGGGAGAGCAGTTCGAACTGCCCGCCGCGGAGGGACCGCGCCTCCAGGTGAAGGCCTGGACGACCGAACAGGCCACGCGCCGGGTGTTGCAACTGGCGGGCAAGGACCTGGGCGCGCTGTGGGCCGCCGCGCAGAAGCGCGACTTCCAGCCGGTGCCGCTCGGGATGACGGTGTCGTCGCGCCTCACCAACACGGTGCGCCGCAGCCCCACCGCCAACGTGCTGGCGCTGCTGCCTGGGAGCGACCCGAAGCTGTCCCAGGAGGTGGTGCTCTACACCGCGCACCATGACCACCTGGGCCGCAAGGAAGGCGGCAAGCCGGGCGAGGACACCATCTACAACGGCGCGCTCGACAACGCGTCCGGTGTGTCGGCGATGCTCAACATCGCCAAGGCGTTCAAGGCCCTGCCCAAGGCTCCGCGCCGCTCCATCCTCTTCGCCGCCGTGGCCGCAGAGGAGCAGGGGCTGCTGGGCTCGCAGTATCTGGCCGAGCACCCGCCCGTGCCCCACGGCCGGGTCGCCGCCAACATCAACATCGACGGCGCCAACATCCATGGCCGCACCCGCGACCTCACCGTCATCGGCCTGGGCAAGTCCAACCTGGACGCCACGCTGGTCGCCCTGGCGAAGACGCAGGGCCGGGTGGTGAAGGCGGACCAGCTGTCGGACCGGGGCTTCTTCTACCGGTCGGACCAGTTCAACTTCGCCAAGCGAGGCATTCCCGCCGCGTACTTCGGCAGTGGGATGGACTTCATCGGCAAGCCGGAGGGCTGGGGCAAGCAGCAGCGGGAGGTCTGGGAGTCGAAGCACTATCACCAGCCGTCGGACGAGCTGCGTCCGGATTGGGACTTTTCCGGCGCGGTGGAAGACGTCCGCCTGTTCTTCCTGTTGGGCGCCCATGTCGCCCGGCAACCGGAGCTGCCGCGCTGGAACAAGGGGGATGAGTTCGAGGCTGCCCGGCTGCAATCCCTGGAAGCGCTGAAGCGACAGGACACTTCGAAGTAG
- the uvrB gene encoding excinuclease ABC subunit UvrB gives MSDFQLVSEHKPEGDQPRAIGELTQGILRGDRYQTLLGVTGSGKTFTMANVIANVQRPTLVMAHNKTLAAQLYGEFKALFPNNAVEYFVSYYDYYQPEAYVPSTDTFIEKDSSINDNIERMRHSATHSLRTRDDVIIVASVSCIYGLGAARSYVDLAVRAAVGEEMGRDTFMRKLVEAQYKRNDLDFHRGTFRARGDTVEVFPAYEEERAVRVSFFGDEVERVTEFDPLRGVTLGALEKIVIFPASHYVAEEDVRRRAIQTIRDELSEQLQTFKREGKLLEAQRLEQRAMFDLEMIEQVGYCSGIENYSRHFSGRAAGEPPPCLIDYFPRNLLVMLDESHQTVPQIGAMYRGDRARKETLVGFGFRLPSALDNRPLKFGEFEELVPQAIFVSATPAEYELQKSQGVVVEQIIRPTGLTDPEVEIRPVGNQVDDLLEEVRQRVSRSERVLVTTLTKRMAEDLTEYFSDVGVRVRYLHSDIDAIERMAIIRDLRKGEFDVLVGINLLREGLDIPEVSLVAILDADKEGFLRSHVSLIQTIGRAARNVSGRVIMYADNVTDSMKKALEETTRRRDIQRAHNQAHGITPRSVKSNITDLSEHAAYEAGDVGALPMAAEGEDDVLQPKEIKRLIEEFTKEMLAAADEMQFEKAAEYRDRVQLLKDMDLGLKPASRSLLRAPAKAAEAEAPKKGRGRGGGGRSARARSRK, from the coding sequence ATGTCGGACTTTCAGCTCGTCAGCGAACACAAGCCCGAAGGCGACCAGCCAAGGGCCATTGGCGAACTCACGCAGGGCATCCTGCGGGGTGACCGCTACCAAACCCTGCTGGGCGTCACCGGGTCAGGCAAGACGTTCACGATGGCGAACGTCATCGCCAACGTGCAGCGGCCCACGCTGGTGATGGCCCATAACAAGACGCTGGCCGCGCAGCTCTACGGCGAATTCAAGGCGCTCTTCCCGAACAACGCCGTCGAGTACTTCGTCTCGTACTACGACTACTACCAGCCCGAGGCCTACGTTCCGTCGACGGACACCTTCATCGAGAAGGACTCGTCCATCAACGACAACATCGAACGGATGCGCCACTCGGCCACCCATTCGCTGCGCACGCGGGACGACGTCATCATCGTCGCCAGCGTGTCCTGCATCTACGGCCTGGGCGCGGCCCGCAGCTACGTGGACCTGGCGGTGCGCGCGGCGGTGGGCGAGGAGATGGGCCGCGACACCTTCATGCGCAAGCTGGTGGAGGCCCAGTACAAGCGCAACGACCTGGACTTCCATCGCGGCACCTTCCGCGCGCGCGGCGACACCGTCGAGGTGTTCCCCGCCTACGAGGAGGAGCGGGCCGTGCGCGTCAGCTTCTTCGGCGACGAGGTGGAGCGCGTCACCGAGTTCGACCCGCTGCGCGGCGTGACGCTGGGCGCGCTGGAGAAGATCGTCATCTTCCCCGCCAGCCACTACGTGGCCGAGGAGGACGTGCGCCGGCGCGCGATTCAGACCATTCGCGACGAGCTGTCCGAACAACTGCAGACGTTCAAGCGCGAGGGCAAGCTGTTGGAGGCGCAGCGGCTGGAGCAGCGCGCCATGTTCGACCTGGAGATGATTGAGCAGGTCGGCTACTGCAGCGGCATCGAGAACTACTCCCGGCACTTCTCCGGCCGCGCGGCGGGAGAGCCGCCTCCGTGCCTCATCGACTACTTCCCGCGCAACCTGCTGGTGATGCTCGATGAGAGCCACCAGACGGTGCCGCAGATTGGCGCCATGTATCGCGGCGACCGGGCGCGGAAGGAGACGCTGGTGGGCTTCGGCTTCCGCCTGCCCAGCGCGCTGGACAACCGCCCGCTCAAGTTCGGTGAGTTCGAGGAGTTGGTGCCCCAGGCCATCTTCGTCTCCGCGACGCCGGCCGAGTACGAACTGCAGAAGTCGCAGGGCGTGGTGGTGGAGCAGATCATCCGCCCCACCGGCCTGACGGACCCGGAGGTGGAGATTCGCCCAGTGGGCAATCAGGTGGACGACCTGCTGGAGGAGGTGCGTCAGCGCGTATCCCGCAGCGAGCGCGTCCTGGTGACGACGCTCACCAAGCGCATGGCGGAAGACCTCACGGAGTACTTCTCCGACGTGGGTGTGCGCGTGCGCTACCTGCACTCGGACATCGACGCGATTGAGCGCATGGCCATCATCCGTGACTTGCGCAAGGGCGAGTTCGACGTCCTGGTGGGCATCAACCTGCTGCGCGAGGGCCTGGACATCCCCGAGGTATCCCTGGTGGCCATCCTGGACGCGGACAAGGAAGGCTTCCTGCGCAGCCACGTCTCCCTCATCCAGACGATTGGCCGCGCGGCCCGTAACGTGAGTGGCCGCGTCATCATGTACGCGGACAACGTCACCGACTCCATGAAGAAGGCCCTGGAGGAGACGACGCGCCGCCGCGACATCCAGCGCGCGCACAACCAGGCGCACGGCATCACCCCGCGTTCGGTGAAGAGCAACATCACCGACCTGTCCGAGCACGCGGCCTACGAGGCGGGTGACGTGGGCGCCCTTCCGATGGCGGCCGAAGGCGAGGACGACGTCCTCCAGCCGAAGGAAATCAAGCGGCTCATCGAGGAATTCACCAAGGAGATGCTCGCCGCCGCGGACGAGATGCAGTTCGAGAAGGCGGCCGAGTATCGCGACCGCGTGCAGCTCTTGAAGGACATGGACCTGGGGCTGAAGCCGGCGTCGCGCTCGCTGCTGCGGGCCCCGGCGAAGGCGGCGGAAGCGGAAGCCCCGAAGAAGGGCCGGGGGCGCGGGGGCGGCGGACGCTCCGCGCGGGCCCGGAGCCGCAAGTAG